From a region of the Citricoccus muralis genome:
- a CDS encoding response regulator, producing MSIRVVLADDHGTVRSGLKALLERAEGIEVVGEASDGAAAVVNVRALRPDVVLMDVRMPVVDGVAATREIVSEGTAAVLVLTTFDEDEVVLSAIRAGAAGFLLKTAEAAELVAAVRRVAAGEGVVAPEVTRRVFRELATASARNRPAEDGQTTAQLERLTVRERDVLTQLGAGASNSQLARELGISEATAKTHVSRVLAKLGVQSRTQAALVARDAGLMDST from the coding sequence ATGAGCATCAGGGTGGTGCTGGCCGATGACCACGGTACTGTGCGCTCCGGCCTGAAGGCCCTCCTCGAACGGGCCGAGGGGATCGAGGTGGTGGGGGAGGCCTCCGATGGTGCGGCGGCAGTCGTCAATGTCCGGGCCCTGCGCCCGGACGTGGTGCTGATGGATGTCCGGATGCCGGTGGTGGACGGCGTGGCCGCCACCCGGGAGATCGTCTCCGAGGGCACCGCCGCCGTACTGGTCCTGACGACCTTCGACGAGGACGAGGTCGTCCTGTCGGCGATCCGTGCTGGCGCGGCAGGATTCCTCTTGAAGACGGCCGAGGCCGCGGAACTGGTGGCCGCCGTGCGCCGGGTGGCCGCCGGGGAGGGGGTGGTGGCCCCGGAGGTGACCCGGCGCGTGTTCCGGGAACTCGCCACGGCCAGCGCCCGGAACAGGCCGGCCGAGGATGGCCAGACTACTGCGCAGCTGGAACGCCTCACGGTGCGGGAACGCGATGTCCTCACCCAGCTGGGGGCGGGCGCCTCGAACAGTCAGCTGGCGCGCGAGCTGGGCATCTCCGAGGCCACGGCGAAGACCCACGTCTCCCGGGTACTGGCCAAGCTCGGTGTCCAGTCGCGCACTCAGGCAGCACTCGTGGCCCGCGACGCCGGCTTGATGGACAGTACCTGA
- a CDS encoding sensor histidine kinase, protein MNRSRLAALSPLVYLAVGLALLASGSTWGMAPPLVVAWTGSEGWHMLPLVVACVAIVLQRRHVMAGFALASAAAVADAALGLHVGVFLAWADTAYTLARRAEPHQRRWSIGLTGMAVVALWAVVAALPHSEDYALPVALTLTTGVAIPFWWGAEVRNGDDRAARASAATLWERERAEAARREAERDRAEAVLRERTAMARELHDTVSAHLSGIALHSAAALSGAPDAELDRRALQHTRSASLAALDEMRTMIGLLHQPGEPLDLQVRDGLDALPGLLERTEAAGVEVSAELQSVEVGPDVGQALLRFAQEGLANAAKHGTGAVRLRLSGLPTMVRLDIENPTPALPVEPSATGDAGPGIGLSSMRERLGAVGGTVQITRADGRWRIRAEVPVDSAESSEPAA, encoded by the coding sequence GTGAACCGATCCCGACTGGCCGCCCTCTCGCCTCTGGTGTACCTCGCCGTCGGGCTGGCCCTGTTGGCATCCGGTTCCACCTGGGGCATGGCGCCGCCGCTCGTCGTGGCCTGGACTGGATCCGAGGGGTGGCACATGCTGCCCCTGGTGGTGGCCTGCGTGGCGATTGTCCTCCAACGCCGGCACGTGATGGCCGGCTTCGCCCTGGCCTCCGCGGCCGCCGTCGCGGATGCGGCACTGGGGCTGCACGTGGGGGTCTTCCTCGCGTGGGCGGACACCGCGTACACCCTGGCCAGGCGCGCTGAACCACACCAGCGCCGGTGGTCCATCGGGCTGACCGGGATGGCAGTCGTCGCCCTCTGGGCCGTGGTGGCGGCCCTCCCGCACAGCGAGGACTATGCCCTGCCCGTGGCCTTGACCCTGACCACGGGCGTCGCCATCCCGTTCTGGTGGGGTGCCGAGGTGCGCAATGGCGACGACCGGGCGGCCCGCGCCAGTGCCGCCACCCTCTGGGAACGCGAACGGGCCGAGGCCGCACGGCGCGAGGCGGAACGGGACCGGGCCGAGGCGGTCCTCCGCGAACGCACGGCCATGGCCCGTGAACTCCACGACACCGTGTCCGCGCACCTGTCCGGCATCGCCCTGCACTCGGCGGCAGCCCTGTCCGGTGCACCGGATGCCGAGCTGGACCGCCGCGCCCTGCAGCACACCCGGAGTGCATCGCTGGCGGCCCTGGACGAGATGCGCACCATGATCGGATTGCTGCACCAACCCGGCGAACCATTGGACCTGCAGGTGCGGGACGGGCTGGACGCCCTTCCCGGCTTGCTCGAACGCACCGAGGCCGCCGGGGTGGAGGTGTCCGCCGAGCTGCAGTCGGTCGAGGTCGGACCCGACGTGGGCCAAGCGCTGCTGCGGTTCGCCCAAGAAGGCCTCGCCAATGCCGCCAAACATGGGACCGGCGCCGTCCGGTTGCGCCTGTCCGGCCTCCCCACAATGGTCCGCCTGGACATCGAGAACCCGACGCCGGCTCTTCCCGTCGAGCCATCGGCCACCGGTGATGCCGGTCCCGGCATCGGCCTGTCTTCCATGCGTGAGCGGCTGGGGGCCGTGGGCGGAACGGTGCAGATCACGCGGGCCGACGGCCGATGGCGGATCCGCGCCGAGGTGCCCGTGGATTCGGCGGAATCCTCGGAGCCCGCGGCATGA
- a CDS encoding mycothiol transferase, whose translation MNSIAVLQELARRPLDELDLVWDRIGPSNVNAHPGGHPNSIAWLLWHSGREIDAQLADLGGQEQLWTAQGWADRFGPNVPAQEHGYGQSEDTARAVVVQDKHVLREYLEAVTEQSLDYLGTLSETDLAEVIDRHWDPPVTRAVRLVSVYADALQHVGQAAYVAGMDPVD comes from the coding sequence ATGAACTCGATCGCCGTGTTACAGGAACTTGCCCGCCGCCCCCTCGATGAGCTGGACCTGGTCTGGGACCGCATCGGCCCCTCCAACGTGAACGCCCACCCGGGCGGCCACCCCAACTCCATTGCCTGGCTGCTGTGGCACTCTGGCCGTGAGATCGACGCCCAGCTCGCCGACTTGGGCGGGCAGGAACAGCTGTGGACCGCCCAGGGATGGGCCGATCGATTCGGCCCGAACGTGCCGGCCCAAGAACACGGATACGGCCAGTCGGAGGACACGGCGCGGGCCGTCGTCGTGCAGGACAAGCACGTGCTGAGGGAGTACCTGGAGGCCGTGACCGAACAGTCCCTGGACTACCTCGGGACCCTGTCCGAGACGGACCTCGCCGAAGTGATCGACCGGCACTGGGACCCACCGGTCACTCGTGCGGTGCGCCTGGTCAGCGTCTATGCCGACGCCCTGCAGCACGTGGGCCAGGCGGCCTACGTGGCCGGGATGGACCCGGTGGACTGA